The proteins below come from a single Drosophila teissieri strain GT53w chromosome 3L, Prin_Dtei_1.1, whole genome shotgun sequence genomic window:
- the LOC122617298 gene encoding transient receptor potential cation channel subfamily V member 5 isoform X1 — translation MGNTESNVTSGVKKQAGVSTQALYKFVNLKGGGLLVDMMKRACQTKQFAEIDHAIKTKVEPFMYNKGAGRYFPISKLVLLRNRDRPRTRQLPEIRALENPDDDFNIHDYCPEVSEAEYISNPTAYRFVCWDLNMRGAVGETILHLCLLNASSLHADLAKRLLKFYPKLILDIYMSDEYYGESVLHIAIVNEDPAMVKYLLDANADVQERCCGAFMSAEDTKFSRTDSPDHEYVALCPMTNYDGYVYWGEYPLSFAACLSQEECFRLVLARGADPDFQDTNGNTVLHMLVIYEKIEMFDVGYEVGTNIHIKNIQNLTPLTLAAKLGRVEMFFHVMSIEREIYWQLGSITCAAYPLLMIDTINEETGNINKDSVLNFVVFGDKLEHLELLDGVVIDLLKTKWDTFCKSRFYKQFYMFALYFLISLFSFILRPGPDAKDEDEDGANSTTAKSDLYRQNASHSYHEHSKRATMTTEYKTFWLNFTEYYDPSEVEVLPAWWESYAQCPLMNLESDLAKLRIMAELLNFVGAILYLLVALREARFLGLKMFIENLMTAPSRVMFLFSCALMMTIPWLRASCLTEIDDHVTVVIMLTTAPYFLFFCRGFKTVGPFVVMIYRMVMGDLLRFVSIYLVFVMGFSQAFYIIFLTFDNPSSPEDQDAESNPMPSPMESIVAMFLMSLTNFGDYYGAMVSTQHEYEAKILFFLFMVIVSVLLVNMLIAMMGNTYQKIAEIRNEWQRQWARIVLVVERSVPPAERLKNFMQYSQSMSDGRRALVLRLNMTEEEKEEMKEVQEMKRIHQRFAKKRQVEREARALRRQQEYEKFFGTAPKSESSDNNNF, via the exons ATGGGGAATACGGAGAGCAATGTTACCAGCGGCGTGAAGAAGCAGGCCGGAGTCTCCACCCAGGCTCTGTACAAGTTCGTGAACCTCAAGGGCGGCGGACTCCTCGTGGACATGATGAAAAGAGCCTGCCAGACCAAGCAGTTCGCCGAGATCGATCACGCCATCAAGACCAAGGTGGAGCCCTTTATGTACAACAAGGGCGCTGGGCGGTACTTCCCCATCTCGAAGCTCGTCCTGCTGCGCAATCGGGATCGCCCCCGCACCCGCCAGCTGCCCGAGATCCGTGCCCTCGAGAATCCGGACGACGACTTCAACATCCACGACTACTGCCCCGAGGTTTCGGAGGCCGAGTACATCTCCAATCCCACGGCCTATCGATTCGTCTGCTGGGATCTGAAT ATGCGTGGCGCTGTGGGCGAGACCATTCTGCACTTGTGCCTGCTAAATGCATCTTCCCTGCACGCCGATCTCGCCAAGAGATTGCTCAAGTTCTACCCGAAACTCATCCTGGACATTTACATGAGCGACGAGTACTACGGCGAGAGTGTGCTGCACATTGCCATCGTCAACGAAGACCCGGCCATGGTGAAGTATCTGCTGGACGCCAACGCAGATGTTCAAGAGCG TTGCTGTGGCGCTTTTATGTCGGCGGAGGATACAAAGTTTTCGCGGACGGACTCGCCGGATCACGAGTATGTGGCCCTCTGTCCCATGACCAACTACGATGGCTATGTTTACTGGGGAGAGTATCCATTGAGTTTTGCCGCTTGCCTGTCGCAGGAGGAGTGCTTCCGATTGGTTTTGGCCAGAGGAGCCGATCCCGACTTCCAGGACACCAACGGCAACACCGTGCTCCACATGCTGGTCATCTACGAGAAGATCGAAATGTTCGATGTGGGCTACGAG GTTGGAACCAACATCCACATTAAGAACATTCAGAATCTCACGCCGCTTACGTTGGCCGCCAAGTTGGGCAGAGTGGAGATGTTCTTCCACGTGATGAGCATCGAGCGGGAGATCTACTGGCAACTGGGCAGCATCACCTGTGCCGCATATCCGCTGCTGATGATAGACACTATTAACGAGGAAACCGGCAACATCAACAAGGACTCCGTGCTCAACTTTGTGGTGTTTGGCGATAAGTTGGAGCACTTGGAGCTGCTGGATGGCGTGGTCATAGATCTGCTGAAGACCAAATGGGACACGTTCTGCAAGTCGCGGTTCTACAAGCAGTTCTACATGTTCGCCCTCTACTTCCTCATCTCGCTGTTCAGTTTCATCCTGCGGCCAGGGCCGGATGccaaggacgaggacgaggatggcGCCAATAGCACCACGGCTAAAAGTGATCTGTACAGGCAAAATGCATCGCATTCGTATCATGAGCACAGCAAGAGGGCCACAATGACTACCGAATACA AAACATTTTGGCTCAACTTTACTGAGTACTACGATCCGTCGGAGGTTGAGGTCCTGCCCGCTTGGTGGGAGAGCTACGCGCAGTGTCCTTTGATGAACCTCGAATCCGACTTGGCCAAGCTGCGTATTATGGCGGAACTGTTGAACTTTGTGGGCGCTATACTCTATCTGTTGGTCGCCTTGCGGGAGGCTCGCTTCCTGGGCCTTAAAATGTTCATTGAGAACTTG ATGACGGCACCTTCGCGTGTaatgtttctgttttcctgCGCCTTGATGATGACCATTCCATGGCTAAGGGCTTCCTGTCTCACCGAAATCGATGATCACGTCACCGTTGTGATAATGCTAACCACTGCTCCCTACTTTCTATTCTTTTGTCG CGGCTTCAAAACAGTCGGTCCTTTCGTAGTGATGATATACCGGATGGTCATGGGAGACTTACTCCGATTCGTGTCCATCTATTTGGTGTTCGTGATGGGTTTCTCCCAG GCATTTTACATCATTTTCCTGACCTTCGACAACCCATCGTCGCCCGAGGATCAGGACGCGGAGTCCAACCCCATGCCCTCGCCCATGGAATCGATAGTGGCCATGTTCCTCATGTCGCTAACTAATTTCGGTGACTACTACGGAGCGATGGTGTCCACGCAGCACGAGTACGAGGCGAAGATCCTGTTCTTCCTGTTCATGGTGATCGTGAGTGTGCTGCTGGTGAACATGTTGATCGCCATGATGGGTAACACCTATCAGAAGATCGCCGAGATCCGGAACGAGTGGCAGCGCCAGTGGGCCAGGATCGTCCTGGTCGTGGAGCGCAGTGTTCCACCCGCCGAGCGCCTGAAGAACTTCATGCAGTACAGTCAGTCGATGTCGGATGGCCGGAGGGCACTGGTCCTGCGCTTGAACATGACT gaggaggagaaggaggagatGAAGGAGGTGCAGGAGATGAAGCGCATCCATCAGCGGTTCGCCAAGAAGCGGCAAGTGGAGCGCGAAGCCCGCGCCCTTCGACGTCAGCAGGAGTACGAGAAGTTCTTCGGCACCGCCCCCAAATCGGAAAGTTCCGATAATAACAACTTTTGA
- the LOC122617298 gene encoding transient receptor potential cation channel subfamily V member 5 isoform X2, producing the protein MGNTESNVTSGVKKQAGVSTQALYKFVNLKGGGLLVDMMKRACQTKQFAEIDHAIKTKVEPFMYNKGAGRYFPISKLVLLRNRDRPRTRQLPEIRALENPDDDFNIHDYCPEVSEAEYISNPTAYRFVCWDLNMRGAVGETILHLCLLNASSLHADLAKRLLKFYPKLILDIYMSDEYYGESVLHIAIVNEDPAMVKYLLDANADVQERCCGAFMSAEDTKFSRTDSPDHEYVALCPMTNYDGYVYWGEYPLSFAACLSQEECFRLVLARGADPDFQDTNGNTVLHMLVIYEKIEMFDVGYEVGTNIHIKNIQNLTPLTLAAKLGRVEMFFHVMSIEREIYWQLGSITCAAYPLLMIDTINEETGNINKDSVLNFVVFGDKLEHLELLDGVVIDLLKTKWDTFCKSRFYKQFYMFALYFLISLFSFILRPGPDAKDEDEDGANSTTAKSDLYRQNASHSYHEHSKRATMTTEYKTFWLNFTEYYDPSEVEVLPAWWESYAQCPLMNLESDLAKLRIMAELLNFVGAILYLLVALREARFLGLKMFIENLMTAPSRVMFLFSCALMMTIPWLRASCLTEIDDHVTVVIMLTTAPYFLFFCRGFKTVGPFVVMIYRMVMGDLLRFVSIYLVFVMGFSQAFYIIFLTFDNPSSPEDQDAESNPMPSPMESIVAMFLMSLTNFGDYYGAMVSTQHEYEAKILFFLFMVIVSVLLVNMLIAMMGNTYQKIAEIRNEWQRQWARIVLVVERSVPPAERLKNFMQYSQSMSDGRRALVLRLNMTEEKEEMKEVQEMKRIHQRFAKKRQVEREARALRRQQEYEKFFGTAPKSESSDNNNF; encoded by the exons ATGGGGAATACGGAGAGCAATGTTACCAGCGGCGTGAAGAAGCAGGCCGGAGTCTCCACCCAGGCTCTGTACAAGTTCGTGAACCTCAAGGGCGGCGGACTCCTCGTGGACATGATGAAAAGAGCCTGCCAGACCAAGCAGTTCGCCGAGATCGATCACGCCATCAAGACCAAGGTGGAGCCCTTTATGTACAACAAGGGCGCTGGGCGGTACTTCCCCATCTCGAAGCTCGTCCTGCTGCGCAATCGGGATCGCCCCCGCACCCGCCAGCTGCCCGAGATCCGTGCCCTCGAGAATCCGGACGACGACTTCAACATCCACGACTACTGCCCCGAGGTTTCGGAGGCCGAGTACATCTCCAATCCCACGGCCTATCGATTCGTCTGCTGGGATCTGAAT ATGCGTGGCGCTGTGGGCGAGACCATTCTGCACTTGTGCCTGCTAAATGCATCTTCCCTGCACGCCGATCTCGCCAAGAGATTGCTCAAGTTCTACCCGAAACTCATCCTGGACATTTACATGAGCGACGAGTACTACGGCGAGAGTGTGCTGCACATTGCCATCGTCAACGAAGACCCGGCCATGGTGAAGTATCTGCTGGACGCCAACGCAGATGTTCAAGAGCG TTGCTGTGGCGCTTTTATGTCGGCGGAGGATACAAAGTTTTCGCGGACGGACTCGCCGGATCACGAGTATGTGGCCCTCTGTCCCATGACCAACTACGATGGCTATGTTTACTGGGGAGAGTATCCATTGAGTTTTGCCGCTTGCCTGTCGCAGGAGGAGTGCTTCCGATTGGTTTTGGCCAGAGGAGCCGATCCCGACTTCCAGGACACCAACGGCAACACCGTGCTCCACATGCTGGTCATCTACGAGAAGATCGAAATGTTCGATGTGGGCTACGAG GTTGGAACCAACATCCACATTAAGAACATTCAGAATCTCACGCCGCTTACGTTGGCCGCCAAGTTGGGCAGAGTGGAGATGTTCTTCCACGTGATGAGCATCGAGCGGGAGATCTACTGGCAACTGGGCAGCATCACCTGTGCCGCATATCCGCTGCTGATGATAGACACTATTAACGAGGAAACCGGCAACATCAACAAGGACTCCGTGCTCAACTTTGTGGTGTTTGGCGATAAGTTGGAGCACTTGGAGCTGCTGGATGGCGTGGTCATAGATCTGCTGAAGACCAAATGGGACACGTTCTGCAAGTCGCGGTTCTACAAGCAGTTCTACATGTTCGCCCTCTACTTCCTCATCTCGCTGTTCAGTTTCATCCTGCGGCCAGGGCCGGATGccaaggacgaggacgaggatggcGCCAATAGCACCACGGCTAAAAGTGATCTGTACAGGCAAAATGCATCGCATTCGTATCATGAGCACAGCAAGAGGGCCACAATGACTACCGAATACA AAACATTTTGGCTCAACTTTACTGAGTACTACGATCCGTCGGAGGTTGAGGTCCTGCCCGCTTGGTGGGAGAGCTACGCGCAGTGTCCTTTGATGAACCTCGAATCCGACTTGGCCAAGCTGCGTATTATGGCGGAACTGTTGAACTTTGTGGGCGCTATACTCTATCTGTTGGTCGCCTTGCGGGAGGCTCGCTTCCTGGGCCTTAAAATGTTCATTGAGAACTTG ATGACGGCACCTTCGCGTGTaatgtttctgttttcctgCGCCTTGATGATGACCATTCCATGGCTAAGGGCTTCCTGTCTCACCGAAATCGATGATCACGTCACCGTTGTGATAATGCTAACCACTGCTCCCTACTTTCTATTCTTTTGTCG CGGCTTCAAAACAGTCGGTCCTTTCGTAGTGATGATATACCGGATGGTCATGGGAGACTTACTCCGATTCGTGTCCATCTATTTGGTGTTCGTGATGGGTTTCTCCCAG GCATTTTACATCATTTTCCTGACCTTCGACAACCCATCGTCGCCCGAGGATCAGGACGCGGAGTCCAACCCCATGCCCTCGCCCATGGAATCGATAGTGGCCATGTTCCTCATGTCGCTAACTAATTTCGGTGACTACTACGGAGCGATGGTGTCCACGCAGCACGAGTACGAGGCGAAGATCCTGTTCTTCCTGTTCATGGTGATCGTGAGTGTGCTGCTGGTGAACATGTTGATCGCCATGATGGGTAACACCTATCAGAAGATCGCCGAGATCCGGAACGAGTGGCAGCGCCAGTGGGCCAGGATCGTCCTGGTCGTGGAGCGCAGTGTTCCACCCGCCGAGCGCCTGAAGAACTTCATGCAGTACAGTCAGTCGATGTCGGATGGCCGGAGGGCACTGGTCCTGCGCTTGAACATGACT gaggagaaggaggagatGAAGGAGGTGCAGGAGATGAAGCGCATCCATCAGCGGTTCGCCAAGAAGCGGCAAGTGGAGCGCGAAGCCCGCGCCCTTCGACGTCAGCAGGAGTACGAGAAGTTCTTCGGCACCGCCCCCAAATCGGAAAGTTCCGATAATAACAACTTTTGA